In Streptomyces sp. NBC_00433, a single genomic region encodes these proteins:
- a CDS encoding DUF427 domain-containing protein, giving the protein MTDTSTENGTGTDTGAPKRRSVRVEPSGRHVRTYLGGQAVADSTRALMVWESPHYPVYYFPAADVREDLLESDGSTRHSPRRGDGRKHTVRVGDTVAPGAAMYYAEDALVEEIRGFYRFEFSAMDSWFEEDEEIFVHVRDPYTRIEILPSSRHVRIEVDGVTIAESTSARMLFETGVPIRYYLPKTHVRFDLLEPSDTATGCPYKGTAQYWSVRVGDTLHQDVVWSYRTPTAESQKIAGLVAFYKVDIYVDGEIQPEKPRPRALS; this is encoded by the coding sequence GCCGAAGTGTCCGGGTGGAGCCCAGCGGGAGGCACGTCCGCACCTACCTGGGCGGCCAGGCCGTCGCCGACTCCACCCGCGCCCTGATGGTGTGGGAGTCGCCGCACTATCCGGTGTATTACTTCCCCGCCGCCGACGTCCGCGAGGACCTGCTCGAATCCGACGGTTCCACCAGGCACTCGCCCCGCCGCGGTGACGGGCGCAAGCACACCGTGCGGGTCGGCGACACCGTGGCGCCCGGCGCGGCGATGTACTACGCCGAGGACGCGCTCGTCGAGGAGATCCGCGGCTTCTACCGCTTCGAATTCAGCGCCATGGACTCCTGGTTCGAGGAGGACGAGGAGATCTTCGTCCACGTCCGGGACCCGTACACCCGGATCGAGATCCTGCCCAGCTCGCGCCATGTGCGCATCGAGGTGGACGGCGTCACCATCGCCGAGTCCACCAGCGCGCGCATGCTGTTCGAGACCGGGGTGCCGATCCGCTACTACCTGCCGAAGACCCATGTCCGCTTCGACCTGCTCGAACCGAGCGACACCGCCACCGGCTGCCCGTACAAGGGCACCGCCCAGTATTGGTCGGTCCGGGTCGGCGACACCCTCCACCAGGACGTCGTGTGGTCCTACCGCACGCCCACCGCGGAGAGCCAGAAGATCGCGGGACTGGTCGCCTTCTACAAGGTCGACATCTACGTCGACGGCGAGATCCAGCCGGAGAAGCCACGCCCCCGGGCCCTGTCCTGA
- a CDS encoding HAD family hydrolase, producing MTGDGPSDRGAALFDVDGTLMDTVQLHTVAWWEALRQNGRTVAMTDIQRAIGMGSDHLLDALAGEDRDRSGDTGLKTAHDALYAQFWSRLAPLGQAANLLRACADRGLRVVLASSASGREADVMIRALGAGDAVHAVTTADDVESSKPAPDIVRQALDRAGVTAERAVFVGDAVWDLQSARKAGVTGLGVLTGGGYSREELLDAGAARVYRSPADLLAHLDDSPLGRLAAGKSPH from the coding sequence ATGACGGGCGACGGGCCTTCCGACCGCGGTGCGGCACTCTTCGACGTCGACGGCACGCTGATGGACACCGTTCAGCTGCACACCGTCGCGTGGTGGGAGGCGCTGCGGCAGAACGGGCGGACCGTCGCGATGACCGACATCCAGCGGGCCATCGGGATGGGCAGCGACCACCTGCTCGACGCCCTCGCGGGGGAGGACCGCGACCGCTCGGGCGACACGGGCCTGAAAACCGCGCACGACGCGCTCTACGCCCAGTTCTGGTCGCGCCTCGCCCCGCTCGGGCAGGCCGCAAACCTGCTACGCGCCTGCGCCGACCGCGGCCTGCGGGTCGTCCTCGCCTCCTCCGCCTCCGGCAGGGAGGCGGACGTGATGATCCGCGCACTCGGAGCCGGGGACGCCGTCCACGCGGTCACCACCGCCGACGACGTCGAATCCAGCAAGCCGGCCCCCGACATCGTGCGCCAGGCGCTCGACAGGGCAGGCGTCACGGCCGAGCGTGCCGTCTTCGTGGGGGACGCGGTGTGGGACCTGCAGTCGGCCCGCAAGGCAGGCGTCACGGGCCTGGGAGTGCTCACCGGCGGCGGCTACTCCCGCGAGGAGCTGCTCGACGCCGGCGCCGCACGCGTCTACCGGTCACCCGCCGACCTGCTCGCCCACCTCGACGACAGCCCGCTCGGACGGCTCGCCGCCGGGAAGAGCCCCCACTGA